A section of the Humulus lupulus chromosome 2, drHumLupu1.1, whole genome shotgun sequence genome encodes:
- the LOC133814810 gene encoding uncharacterized protein LOC133814810 — MYVDDMLVKSRIALDHVKDLAEVFSILHKFGIKLNPHKCTFGVASGKFFGLIVSACEIEENHKKIKALIEMSSPRKYKDVQHLAGTFIKGQTLADFIAKCTGMHERPKEGQPVGLVWKLYRDRSSNENSAGAGLILVSPEVNRVLSALRFGFDASNNEAEYEALIVGLQVVVELKVEGLNIYNDSQLVVNQVLGKYQAQGTKMVAYLAKTQEMLHNFKRCRHLTSSTRTKLQ; from the exons atgtatgtggacgacatgctggtgaagtctaGAATAGCCCTGGACCACGTGAAAGATTTGGCAGAAGTTTTCTCAATCCTCCACAAGTTTGGCATTAAGTTGAATCCCCAtaagtgcacatttggggtagCCTCCGGGAAGTTCTTTGGATTAATTGTGAGCGCATGCGAAATTGAAGAAAATCATAAGAAGATCAAAGCCTTGATCGAGATGTCATCCCCTAGGAAGTACAAGGATGTGCAGCACCTGGCAG GGACTTTCATAAAGGGACAAACGCTGGCAGACTTCATCGCAAAGTGCACTGGAATGCATGAAAGGCCCAAGGAAGGCCAACCTGTTGGGCTAGTGTGGAAGCTGTATAGGGACAGGTCCTCTAATGAGAATAGTGCTGGAGCAGGATTAATCTTGGTGTCCCCCGAGGTAAATAGAGTTCTTAGTGCCCTAAGATTTGGTTTTGATGCctcaaacaacgaagctgagtatgaggccCTAATAGTCGGATTGCAAGTTGTCGTGGAGCTTAAAGTTGAGGGACTCAATATATACAACGATTCTCAACTGGTTGTGAACCAAGTCCTTGGAAAATACCAAGCTCAAGGaaccaagatggttgcttacttggcCAAAACCCAAGAGATGCTACACAACTTCAAAAGGTGTAGGCATTTGACAAGCTCAACAAGAACAAAACTCCAATGA